A stretch of DNA from Granulicella pectinivorans:
AGGGTGTGTTCAAGGTGCTTTGCGTCGGGCGGTTGGTGGGGGCCAAGGGGCAGAGGATTTTGATTGAGGCGGTTGAACTGCTGCGTGGGCAGGGGCGGGAGGTCGAGCTGGATCTTGTGGGGGATGGTCCGGATCGTCAGGCGCTGGAGGCTTTTGTGAACTCGCGGGGTCTGGGTGGCGCGGTGCGGTTTGCGGGGTCGGTGGGGCAGGACCGGATTCGGGATTTCTATGGGGCGGCCGATGTATTTGCCATGGCAAGCTTTGCAGAGGGGATTCCCGTGGTGCTGATGGAAGCGATGTCAATGGAGATTCCTGTGGTTGCCACCGGGATTAACGGGATTCCGGAGCTGATTCGGGATGGGATGGACGGGCTGCTGGTGGCGCCTTCGGATGTTCGCGGGATGGCGTGGGCGATTGCGCGGCTGATGAACGATGAGGCGCTGCGGGAGACGCTGGGCAAGGCTGGGCGGGTGAAGGTTGGGGCGGAGTATGCTCTGGCGGGCAGCGCGGATGGGCTGCTGGAGATCTTTCGGCGGAGGCTGGCATGATCGGCGCGTTGTGGAGCTTCGTGGGGGGCGTGGCGGCCGTGGTGACGCTGCCGGGGACGATCGAGCTGCTGATGCTGAGTATCGCGGCGCTGATGCCGGGGGAGGAACTCCCGGGTGGTGAGGGTGCCTGGCGGGTCGCGGTGGTGGTTCCGGCGCATGACGAGGAGGCGGTGATCGCGTCGTGCATTCGCAGCCTGATGGCGGCGACGCGGACGGGGTTTGAGGTGGATGTGTACGTGATTGCCGACCACTGCATGGATGAGACGGCGGCGATGGCGGAGGCGGCGGGGGCCCGGGTGATTCGGCGGGAAGATCCGCTGGAGCGCGGTAAGGGGCATGGGCTGCATGATGCGTTTACCCGGCTGGGCGCCGAAGGGTATGACTGCTTTCTGGTGGTGGATGCGGATACGGTGGTCGCGCCGGACTTTCTGCTGAAGGCTGCCGGGGCTCTGCGGGGCGGGGCGGAGGCGGTGCAGGTGCGGTATACGGCTCGGCAGGGGGAAGAGACGGTGCGGACGCGGCTGATGGACTTTGCGCTGTCGGCGTTCAATTGGGTAAGGCCGCGGGGGCGGGAGCGGATGGGAGTTTCGGCCGGGATTCTGGGGAATGGGTTTGGGTTGCGCCGCGAGACGCTGGAGGCGGTGCCTTATCTGGCGGCTTCGCTCGTGGAGGATCTGGAGTATCACCTGGCGCTGGTGCGGGCTGGGAAGAGGGTTCACTTCGTCGAGGGTGGCGGGGTGTTTGGGGAGATGCCGGTTCGCGGTAAGGGCGTGAAGACGCAGAGGGCGCGGTGGGAGGGTGGGCGGCTGCATATCGCGAGGATCCAGGCCCCGAAGCTGTTTGCGGATGTGCTGCGCGGGCAGGTGACGTCGCTGGAGCCGCTGCTGGATCTACTGCTGTTGCCGCTGGCTTTCCATGTGGTGTTGCTGGTGGTGGCGGCCACGGCACATGCGAAGCTGGTGAGCACGGTGGGGCTGACCGGGCTGGCGGTGGTGCTGATTCATCTGGGTGTGACGATTGCGGTGCGCAAGCGCGGCTGGGCGGACGTGGTGACGCTTGCCGGAGCGCCGTTTTATATAGTCTGGAAGCT
This window harbors:
- a CDS encoding glycosyltransferase family 2 protein, with translation MIGALWSFVGGVAAVVTLPGTIELLMLSIAALMPGEELPGGEGAWRVAVVVPAHDEEAVIASCIRSLMAATRTGFEVDVYVIADHCMDETAAMAEAAGARVIRREDPLERGKGHGLHDAFTRLGAEGYDCFLVVDADTVVAPDFLLKAAGALRGGAEAVQVRYTARQGEETVRTRLMDFALSAFNWVRPRGRERMGVSAGILGNGFGLRRETLEAVPYLAASLVEDLEYHLALVRAGKRVHFVEGGGVFGEMPVRGKGVKTQRARWEGGRLHIARIQAPKLFADVLRGQVTSLEPLLDLLLLPLAFHVVLLVVAATAHAKLVSTVGLTGLAVVLIHLGVTIAVRKRGWADVVTLAGAPFYIVWKLLLVPTLLRHASAKQEWVRTDRNATLVKDEDDEAR